Genomic segment of Fibrobacter sp. UWH6:
ATTATCAATGATGTTTCGTTGCAGAATCGTTTCCCCGATAACGAAAAAAGCGATTTGAAAACTGGTTTTCCGATTAACGCATTCTTTTCCGTTGTACAATATTATTTGGACTATGGTTATTTCGTAGAGTCAGAAACAATTTATAAAAAAGGCTGGTCTGGAAAAATAAGCTGGTCGCGAACGATAAAGCGAATCAAACCCCAGGTGGTAAAAGACAAAGATGACAACCACAGCGTCGTTTATCTCAAGTTGGTCACCCGTAGAACCAATTACAGGCAAGACAACCTGATTACGCTCATTCATAAATTCTGCGTTTATGAGGCTGCAAGAATGCTTGGTCCTCTTCTGGGCGTTACCGAAGATGAGTTTGATTTACCGGAACTGGATTTTGATTATGAACTTTTTGTCGAAGTTCTAAAAGATAAAGTTGCCTCAACATTCAACGACAAGTTCCTGGAACTGTTCCATTCGTTATTGTCAGTTGTAGATTTCTTGGGTAACAGGGAAACTTCCGTCAATGATGATTCTGATATCTGCTTTGGTTTCAAAAAATTTGACCATGCTTGGGAGGGGATGATTGATTGCATTTTCGGAAACGTTGTTGACAAGACGGAGTATAATCCACATCTAAAATTCATCGCGGTGAATTCCAAGGATGCGGAAGAGCAAACCGTTAACAGTGATGACGATGTAAAAGATAGTCTACGCTCCACTTTGCGTCCCGATACAATCATGAAACTTGGCGATTCCGTCTTCATTCTTGATTCCAAGTATTATAAGTTTGGAGTAAAGAATGAAACCCGTTACTTGCCTGGTGCAGAATCTGTCTGCAAGCAGATGGCATACGCAGAATATGTTGAAAACCACATGAACGAGAAGGCAGACAAAATCTTCAATGCATTTATCATTCCGTATCATGCAAAATCAGATGAGTTGCCATATGGCATAGAAAATAAAGGTTTTATCTATGGTGACTGGAAAGTGGTCTCCAAAAAAGGCGATGCCGAAAAGAAGGATGTTCGCGAGAAACGCCCTTACCTCTATATCGCTTGCGTTTGCCTTGACATGAAGTCCGTAATGCGAAACTACCATCGCAGCGAAATGGCTCAATTCAAGTTGGCGGAAGTTGTGAGATCCGGGGCAGAAGGCACCTTGGAATACGCAACAAACGAAATTAACGCATGATGGAAAGGCTCGCCGCGATAGTGAATGAAAAATACTCTGCGTTTTTAGTGTGATTTCGGAATAGAATACTTTGCGTTTTTTGCGGGGTTTTCCGCTGAATTTAACTAATGCGCTAAAAAAAAGACTCTAAACATCGTTATTTTACTGTATTAAATACAAAATTTTAATAAAATGTATTTAACTTATTGACGGAATAAACTTTTTGACGTATATTTAGGTTGGAGAAGGTGTTCTTCTCTCCAAGAAAAAAGGACCGGCCTGCAACTGGAATTGCAGGTCGGCCCCGTAAAGGACTTTGTAGCCCCTTTGAGTTTTGTAAAGCTACATAAATCCTTTGCTCTTGGCAATTTCATTTAACCGCCCGCAAGGGCAAAGGAGTCTGCAATGGCAGATTATGGACCTCTATTACCTGTAATCGGTTCTGGTGCACCGAGAGACACCATTTACACCCATGATTTCCGGCCTTCCCCTGGAGTTGGTGGGTTGGTTCCGTCCATTTCGTGGACTCGTAATTTGATGGAACAGGAAAAGCCGTCTTTTCAACAATACCTTCGCGCAATCAAGGATATCGACGCCGAGATCGTGCTACCTGGTTGGAAGAACTACATGGCGCGAGACAGAGCTTTGGAACAAATGCGTTTGTTGAGGTATTACGGCGGGTATCAAGGGATGAAGTGGGACCTGACCACCGGTTCTCCCAACAACCATTTGGATTCTTTAATACGAACGAAATACCCGCGCTATCCTAGGTATTTTTCTAAAGATGGTTTGTTTAGCAAACTTGAACTTCCAAAAGTCAATGCGCCCTTTGACGTCTCCCATTTTCATGCGACATTGAGCAAGTATCTTGACTGGCCTCAAAATCACCAATATATACGTCCTGATCTAGCTGGCTGGGCTGGTGACATGTTTACTTTTGCGCGAGATTTGAAGGACTTGCGTAGTAAGGGGTGGTTTAGCAATGACAGTTTATACAAACTGGCGGACCTTAGCATTGGTGAAAAGCTTGATGGTTTTAAGGCGAATTTAAGTCGCCAAGTAAATTTGTTTAACTTGCCTAGAAATATACTCTAATGGGGTGGTAGTGTCAAGGGTTTTTCGCAAAAATAGTTTGTTCCAACATCAGATTCTAGGCTAGGTTCTCGGCCGATTGTTCAATTTCCACTCAATCCACTTGACCTCATCTCTCGTCAGGTCCTCAAACGAGGTTCCCTTTGGCAGGTACTGGCGAATCAGACCGTTCATATTTTCGTTTGCACCTCGTTCCCACGAGTGGTAAGGGTGGGCAAAGTAATAACCGACATCCAACTTTTGGGCTATCCGAACATGATCGGCGAACTCCTTTCCGTTGTCGGAAGTGACCGTGTGTAGCAGCCTCTTGTAGGGCGAAAAGGCCGCTATCAGAGTATCTGCCAGGGCGGTTGCATCCTTTGTCGGTAGAGGCTCCAGGATGCAAAGCATGGACATTCTGTCGTTGGCGGTGAGCAGGTTCCCCTTATGAAGAGCTCCGTTGATCAAGTCTATTTCAAAATCGCCGAAGCGACTTTTCTCGTCGACTATCGCCGGACGCAGGTCTATGGGCACCTGTCCCGTAATGGAGCCTCTTCCATCCTTTGCAGGACCCCGCTCTCGATATTTCTTGTCCCCATGCCTAAGGTGTGGCTTGAATTCGTCTCTGCCTTTGATATGGCGGTATATCGTTGGAACGCTTGGAGTTTTCTTACCCTCCAACCCCCTGCGTCCAACAACTTGCTCCGGTGACAAGTCCTCCTTTATCAGGGCTTCAGTTTCCGCCCAAACTTCATCGCTATACTCATAGTGAATGTGCGCTTTGTGCTGGAGCTTTACGGCCCTCTTGTCAGCCTTGTCCGGATCGTACTTTTTACGACCTCCGTTTCTGGAAATCTCCTTGCTGAGTCCACCTTCGGAAATTCCGATTAGTTTTGCTATGACTTTTTGTTGATGTCCGGCAGCCAACAGTGCGCTAATTTGGTATCTTATGTCTCGGTTAAGTCTCATCGCTTGTCCTTTTCTTGGTCGAAAACGCAAGTTAGAAACCTAACCATCCCTAGAATTCTCTTTCTAGGGATTTTTTTGTTTTCAGCCTAGATCGGATTTACTTGACGATGAGAATCCGCGACTGAAAAAAATATGCTAACTGATAAATTCGCTATATCAAGTCTATCAACTCGTAAAAAACATATAAAGTATTACGTTTCTGATGATTGCTGAACACAAGGTTGAATTCAACGAGTTTATCTAACGCTCGATTGATGGCTGTGTTGGAAAGCCCAGTTTCTTTTGCAATCGACTTACTAGTATGTATAGGCATCTTGAAAAAGCACTCAAAAACCTGCTTTGCAATTTTCGAGGAGCACTTTTCGTCTATCACTTGAATACTGCGTGTGTACAACTTTTCAATCTTGACTATGTTCTCGCTATACTTGATACTTTGCTTATTGACAATGTCCAGAAAGAACTTCACCCATTCGTTCCAGGCGCCATTGCTACGAATATCGTTTAGCAACTTGTAGTATCTATACTTTTCTTTTTCAATAGCTTCGCTCAAGAACAGGTACAGTCTATCAATTTCGTGGGTGAAAAACAGATACAAGACTATAATCATTCTGCCAATACGTCCGTTGCCATCTTCAAAAGGATGAATCGTCTCGAATTGAGCGTGGATTAGCGCAGCATTTACGAGATTCCGCTGCGTTGGAGAAGAATTGTTCATGTAACTGATGAGATTGTCCATCAGTTTCTTGACATTTGACGGTGCTGGTGGCGTGAACGAAACATCCTTTGTAGCTTCGTCCTTGATATAATTTTGCTTTACTCGATACCTACCAGTGTTTTCCGAGGTTTTGTGCACGTTGCCACTAAGTAAAATCCGGTGCATTTCCAAAAGCATTTCTTCACTGAATCGTCCATCACGAATCAAATAAGAGAGGCCGCTATTCAAGGCATTAGTGTAATTGTCTAAATCCTTGTTACTTGTGCTCGTTTCATTTGTCGCCTTGTTTTCTAGGGATTCTTCAAGACTCGTGCAAGTTCCTTCCATGCTAGTTGAATGAAAATTTTCCTTCCAGAGCATGGATCGAGTACAAGATTCTTCGGCGATAGACCTTTTCAAAGCAGTTAGGTAAATGCCCATATGGGACGTGGCGTCAATAAGTTCGTCAAAATATTCACGCTTATCTAGCTTTTGTAGTGCAGATTCAATAAACTCAGCTTTAAAAGGTTCTTTCATAGTAAATACAAAAATACATAAAAATGTATTTTAAGAAAAGTGTACAAGTGTTCAGAAATTCACATAAAAAAAAGCGACCCTTTTCAGGATCGCTTTCACACTAACGGAAGACACATTTTTTCAGCTAATTACTACTCAGTTTCACCGTAAAGGCTTACCTTGTTATCTTCCTTGGTGGTGGTGTAACCCGCATCCACAGGGAGCTTTACGCCGGTGATGGCGCTGGCTTCGTCGCTTGCAAGGAAATAAGCGGCAGCAGCGATTTCGGAAGGTTCGATCCAGCGATTCAAAAGGCTCTTGTCTTCGGCAGCCTTGCGAAGCTTAGGATCGGAGTAGTCGTACTTGATGGCCATTTCTGTCTTGGTATAGCCAGGTGCCACCGAGTTCACGCGAATACCGTACTTGCCCAAATGGAAGGCTGCGGTACGAGTAAGCCCGTCAACAGAGGACTTGGAAATTCCATAACCGAACGGAGACCATTCTGCAAAGGATGCCACAAAGGAGGACACGTTTACGATGGCACCCTTAATCTTCTTTTCTACAAACACGCGGGAAACATGCTGAATCAAGTAGAGGCTTCCCCAGAGGTTCACATCTTCGGCCTGCTTGATCAGTTCCGGGTCAAAGTTCAGGATATTCTTGCGGTGGCCCGTGATGCCGGCGTCATTGAACAGGGCGTTAATGCGGCCATACTTCTTTACCACTTCGGCAATGACTTCCTGACCCTGCTTGTAGTTGGTCACGTCAAGCTCGTAGGCGGTAACGTCGTGACCTTCGGCAACAAGCTTTGCCACTTCTTCGTCAAGTTCCTTCTTCTTGATATCGGTGGCGGCAACGGCCCAGCCTTCCTTCAAGAACTTCTTGACACCTGCAAGACCAATACCCTGTGCAGCACCAGTAATAATGACAACTTTCTTTGTACTCATTTTTAAAATTCCTTTTTGATTTATTGTTAAACTCTTAATTTAAAAACCGTTTTTGTTAACGTGTTTTAATTCCCTATCATTTTTGTAGGGATAAAAATAGAAAACCCCTACCTACTGGCAAGGGATAGTTTTTATACTATTTATCTAGGGGTGGCTATAGATTTATTTTATAGTAATTCACTCTGACGAAATTATTCGTGCTTGTAGCCGCCATCGACTACAATGCGGGTGCCGGTCATGTAGGAGCTGCGATCCGATGCCAGGAATAGCACCGCATTGGCGATGTCACGAGGGCGGGCTACGCGGGCCATGGGAATGCGGGCATCGTAAATGTCCCCCACCTTCTTTCCAGGGAACCGCTCTTCTACATAGGTCGTCATCATGCTTGTATTTACAGGCCCCGGGCAAATCGTGTTGACGCGAATTCCCTTGGACGCCTCTTCAAGGGCCGCGCACTTGGAAATCGCAAGAACAGCATACTTGGAAGAAGCATACAACGAGTTGCCGGCATCAGCACCAAAACTATCGATGGAGCCAGTATCAATGATGGAACCGCCACCGGTCTTTTCCATGGAGCGGATAACATATTTTAATCCAAGGAAAACTCCCAGGACATTCACATCCCAGATTTTTTTCAGGTCGGCGATTTCCGTATCCTTAACATAGCCGGTCTTGAGAACACCAGCGTTGTTGAAGAACACATCAATCTTTCCGAAGGCTTTTTCTGCTTCGGAAACGTAGTTGGCCACCTGATCTTCCTGAGTTACGTCGGCGGCAACCAAGTGAATACGTTTGCTGTCGATGTTGATTTCGTCAGCGGCTTTCTGGAGCGCATCCTTATTCAAATCCACAAGAACAAGGTTCGCACCTTCTTCGGCAAAAGCCTTGGCGGTTTCCTTACCAATTCCGCCGACTGCGCCAGTGATTAAAACTGTTTTGTTCAAAAATTCATTCATACTTTCTCCTTCTGGATATTAGCCGCCAACAATTCTACAGATAATATTCAAAAAATTCTGCGATTTGTATATGCTTTTCTGCAGCAATGAGTTTAAGCAACGAACCCGCTACTCCCGCGGCACCGATATAAAAACCGGTATAGCTTACAACACGGCTGGGGTTCACGCGGTCCCAGGCTCCGTACCAGCTCAGGCCCGTTTTTTCTTCGAAAGATTCACCTAGCAAAACATCTGCAGAACGATGCGCTAACTTCAGGTATTGAGCGTCTCCATAGGTTTTGTAGAGTGTTGCAAAGTATTCCAATGCGCCGGGGCCACCGCAGCAAATGCACTTGCTTCCCCAATAGCCCCAGGACTTGATTTCTGGAACACCCGCCTTAACAAGGCCTGCATACAGGCGCTTCACCCACTGCAAATATTTTTCGTCATGAGTCAGTTCATACAATTTCTTGAAAGGCAAACTCGCTCCGATAGGACCGCCACACATACCTAAATAGAATTTGTCAAGCGGGCCCTTTTCTGGATGATCCTGGTACGGGAACAGCACAGAAGTTTTATCGCCAAC
This window contains:
- a CDS encoding LlaJI family restriction endonuclease; this translates as MDDFILHKSVKRQKSFKDFCVYLDSTVSSSDEDETFVGVKIKKANELNSFEPRIYFPRGYHPDHNDSDGVKLDAELKSDFLRLISIINDVSLQNRFPDNEKSDLKTGFPINAFFSVVQYYLDYGYFVESETIYKKGWSGKISWSRTIKRIKPQVVKDKDDNHSVVYLKLVTRRTNYRQDNLITLIHKFCVYEAARMLGPLLGVTEDEFDLPELDFDYELFVEVLKDKVASTFNDKFLELFHSLLSVVDFLGNRETSVNDDSDICFGFKKFDHAWEGMIDCIFGNVVDKTEYNPHLKFIAVNSKDAEEQTVNSDDDVKDSLRSTLRPDTIMKLGDSVFILDSKYYKFGVKNETRYLPGAESVCKQMAYAEYVENHMNEKADKIFNAFIIPYHAKSDELPYGIENKGFIYGDWKVVSKKGDAEKKDVREKRPYLYIACVCLDMKSVMRNYHRSEMAQFKLAEVVRSGAEGTLEYATNEINA
- a CDS encoding IS30 family transposase, which encodes MAAGHQQKVIAKLIGISEGGLSKEISRNGGRKKYDPDKADKRAVKLQHKAHIHYEYSDEVWAETEALIKEDLSPEQVVGRRGLEGKKTPSVPTIYRHIKGRDEFKPHLRHGDKKYRERGPAKDGRGSITGQVPIDLRPAIVDEKSRFGDFEIDLINGALHKGNLLTANDRMSMLCILEPLPTKDATALADTLIAAFSPYKRLLHTVTSDNGKEFADHVRIAQKLDVGYYFAHPYHSWERGANENMNGLIRQYLPKGTSFEDLTRDEVKWIEWKLNNRPRT
- a CDS encoding Fic family protein; amino-acid sequence: MKEPFKAEFIESALQKLDKREYFDELIDATSHMGIYLTALKRSIAEESCTRSMLWKENFHSTSMEGTCTSLEESLENKATNETSTSNKDLDNYTNALNSGLSYLIRDGRFSEEMLLEMHRILLSGNVHKTSENTGRYRVKQNYIKDEATKDVSFTPPAPSNVKKLMDNLISYMNNSSPTQRNLVNAALIHAQFETIHPFEDGNGRIGRMIIVLYLFFTHEIDRLYLFLSEAIEKEKYRYYKLLNDIRSNGAWNEWVKFFLDIVNKQSIKYSENIVKIEKLYTRSIQVIDEKCSSKIAKQVFECFFKMPIHTSKSIAKETGLSNTAINRALDKLVEFNLVFSNHQKRNTLYVFYELIDLI
- a CDS encoding SDR family NAD(P)-dependent oxidoreductase, which codes for MSTKKVVIITGAAQGIGLAGVKKFLKEGWAVAATDIKKKELDEEVAKLVAEGHDVTAYELDVTNYKQGQEVIAEVVKKYGRINALFNDAGITGHRKNILNFDPELIKQAEDVNLWGSLYLIQHVSRVFVEKKIKGAIVNVSSFVASFAEWSPFGYGISKSSVDGLTRTAAFHLGKYGIRVNSVAPGYTKTEMAIKYDYSDPKLRKAAEDKSLLNRWIEPSEIAAAAYFLASDEASAITGVKLPVDAGYTTTKEDNKVSLYGETE
- a CDS encoding SDR family NAD(P)-dependent oxidoreductase, translated to MNEFLNKTVLITGAVGGIGKETAKAFAEEGANLVLVDLNKDALQKAADEINIDSKRIHLVAADVTQEDQVANYVSEAEKAFGKIDVFFNNAGVLKTGYVKDTEIADLKKIWDVNVLGVFLGLKYVIRSMEKTGGGSIIDTGSIDSFGADAGNSLYASSKYAVLAISKCAALEEASKGIRVNTICPGPVNTSMMTTYVEERFPGKKVGDIYDARIPMARVARPRDIANAVLFLASDRSSYMTGTRIVVDGGYKHE